One region of Limnospira fusiformis SAG 85.79 genomic DNA includes:
- a CDS encoding RNA methyltransferase, translating into MVETQWETALAKIRIVLVEPAGALNVGSCARVMKNMGLTQMVLVNPHCDPMSCEAKTMAVHAQDVLESAQIVDSLPPALIGCQKAIATTARDRSFDRTLEHPRTTLPWLLHSPAALIFGPEDRGLSNTELNYAQRIVRIPSSSAYESLNLAQAVAVCCYELSLSAQTLIDQNTLPSPEPSEPLSATLDQLEGYYQQLETLLLKIGYVYPHTVSSRMEKFRHLFNRAQPSSTEVAMLRGVISQVEWALTVKQHPPS; encoded by the coding sequence ATGGTAGAGACTCAGTGGGAAACCGCATTAGCTAAAATTAGGATTGTATTGGTTGAACCGGCGGGAGCGTTAAATGTGGGGTCGTGCGCCAGGGTAATGAAAAATATGGGGTTAACCCAAATGGTACTGGTTAACCCCCACTGTGACCCCATGAGCTGCGAAGCTAAAACCATGGCAGTTCATGCCCAAGATGTTTTAGAATCAGCCCAGATAGTAGACAGTTTACCCCCAGCCTTAATCGGATGCCAAAAGGCGATCGCCACCACCGCTCGCGATCGTAGTTTTGACAGAACCCTTGAACATCCCAGAACCACCCTCCCCTGGCTACTCCACAGCCCCGCCGCCCTGATTTTCGGTCCCGAAGATCGTGGCTTGAGCAATACAGAACTAAACTATGCTCAAAGGATAGTTCGCATTCCCAGCAGTAGCGCCTATGAATCCCTAAATTTAGCCCAAGCCGTGGCTGTCTGCTGTTACGAACTCTCACTAAGCGCTCAAACCCTCATCGACCAGAATACATTACCCAGCCCAGAACCATCAGAACCATTATCAGCCACCCTCGACCAACTGGAAGGATACTATCAACAGCTAGAAACCCTCCTACTCAAAATCGGTTATGTCTACCCCCACACCGTCAGCAGTCGTATGGAAAAATTTAGGCATTTATTTAACCGCGCCCAGCCATCTAGTACAGAAGTTGCTATGCTACGGGGGGTTATCTCTCAGGTAGAATGGGCATTAACTGTTAAGCAACATCCGCCCAGTTAA